The Bradyrhizobium barranii subsp. barranii genome segment GCGTGACCAACGCGATCTCGTCGGTGATCGTGGTCGGCGCGCTGCTCGCCGGCGGCGTCGCCAATGTCTCGAGCGGCTCGGGCTGGGCACGCGCCTTCGGCTTCGTCGCGCTGATCTTCGCCTGCATCAACATCTTCGGCGGCTTCCTTGTCACCCAGCGCATGCTGGCGATGTACAAGAAGAAGTCGAAGTAAGCGGCCACCTCGGGCTGATGGGATCAATGGGGACCTGAGATGAGCGCCAACCTCTCTGCATTTTTGTATCTCGTGGCGGGAGTGCTGTTCATCCTGTCGCTACGCGGGCTGTCGAGCCCGGCTTCGTCGCGCCAGGGCAATCTGTTCGGCATGGTCGGCATGGCGATCGCGGTCGCCACCACGCTCGCCAACCATCCGCCGGCAGACGGCCTCGCCTGGGTGCTCGTCATCGTCGGCATCGCCATCGGTGCCGCGATCGGTGCGGTGATTGCCCGCCGCGTGCCGATGACCTCGATGCCCGAACTGGTCGCCGCCTTCCACTCGCTGGTCGGCATGGCCGCGGTGCTGGTCGCCGCCGGCGCGTTCTACGCGCCCGAGGCTTTCGACATCGGCACGCCCGGCAACATCCATCCGCAGAGCCTGGTCGAGATGTCGCTCGGCGTCGCCATCGGCGCGCTGACCTTCACCGGCTCGGTGATCGCGTTCCTGAAGCTGTCTGCGCGGATGAGCGGCGCGCCGATCATTCTGCCGTTCCGCCACGTCATCAATATCGTGCTTGCAGTTCTGCTCGTCGTCTTCATCGTCGGGCTGGTGATGTCGGGCAGCGCGCTGGACTTCTGGCTGATCGTTATCATCGCGCTGGCGCTCGGCGTGCTCATGATCATCCCGATCGGCGGCGCCGACATGCCGGTCGTGATCTCGATGCTGAACTCCTATTCCGGCTGGGCCGCGGCCGGCATCGGCTTCACCCTGGGCAATTCCGCGCTGATCATCACCGGCGCGCTGGTCGGCTCGTCCGGTGCGATCCTGTCCTACATCATGTGCCACGCGATGAACCGGTCCTTCATCTCGGTCATCCTCGGCGGCTTCGGCGGCGAGACCGCCGCGGCCGGCGCTGGCGGCGGTGAGCAGAAGCCCGCCAAGCTCGGTTCGGCCGACGACGCCGCCTTCATCATGAAGAACGCGCAGAAGGTCATCATCGTGCCCGGCTACGGCATGGCGGTGGCGCAGGCCCAGCACGCGCTGCGCGAAATGGGCGACATCCTGAAGAAGGAAGGCGTCGAGGTGAAGTACGCCATTCATCCGGTCGCGGGCCGCATGCCCGGCCACATGAACGTGCTGCTTGCCGAAGCCAACGTCCCCTACGACGAGGTGTTCGAGCTCGAGGACATCAACTCCGAATTCGCGCAGGCCGACATCGCCTTCGTGATCGGCGCCAACGACGTCACCAACCCGGCGGCCGAAGAGGACAAGACCTCGCCGATCTACGGCATGCCGGTGCTCCAGGTCTGGAAGGCCGGCACCGTGATGTTCATCAAGCGCTCGCTGGCCTCGGGCTATGCCGGCATCGACAATCCGCTGTTCTATCGCGACAACACCATGATGCTGCTCGGCGACGCCAAGAAGGTCACCGAGAACATCGTCAAGGCGATGTAGGGCCGGAAGGCGAGCGGACCGTGGCCCTGAACAAGGAGTGGCACCGGTCCCATCGCATGCCACCGAAGGCGACACGCGAGCAGCGTGTCGCATGGCACGCCGCCCATGCGGCGGCGTGCGGCTGCCGCGAGATTCCCTTGAGCATCCGGCCGGACGTCCTCAAACTGCTCAAGAGCCGCCGCAAGTCCTGAACTCCGGAATGGCGGGCCGCGATGACATTCCTGAAATGGACCGCCACCATCCTTGCGACCGGCTACCTCGCCGGTCTCGTCCTGCTGTTTGCCAAACAGCGCGCGATGCTGTTTCCGATACCGACGGCCGAGCGCACGGCGCCCGCTGCCGCGGGACTTCCAGACGCCGAAGAGCATGTCCTGACGACGTCTGACGGCGAGAAGGTCATCGTCTGGCACGTGCCGCCAAAGCCTGGCCGTGCCGTGGTGCTGTTCTTCCACGGCAACGGCGATTCTCTCGCCGGCCTTGCCGGACACTTCAAGGCGATCACGGCTGATGGCACCGGTCTCGTCGCGCTGTCCTATCGCGGCTATTCGGGCTCCAGCGGCGCACCGGGCGAAGATGGCCTGCTGCGCGATGGCGCGGCTGCGTATGCGTTCGCGACGGCGCGCTATGACGCCCGGCGCCTCGTCGCCTGGGGCTTCTCGCTCGGGACCGGCGTTGCGGTCGCCGTCGCCTCCGAACATCCGGTCGGCAAGCTGATCCTCGAGGCGCCCTATTCGTCGATCGCCGACGTCGCCGCCGCGCATTTCTGGTTCGCTCCGGTTCGCCTCCTGATCCGCGACCCCTTCCACTCGGACGAGCGCATCGCACGCGTCACGGCTCCGGTCCTGATCATGCATGGCGCGCAGGACCAGACCATCCCGATCGCATTCGGCGAGAAATTGTTTGCGCTGGCCCGCGAGCCGAAGCAGTTCGTCCGCATTCCCGGCGGCGGGCACGACGATCTCGGCAGCTTTGGCGCCATCGAGATCGCACGAAACTTCATCAATGGGTCCTGAGGGCTGACGGATGCGATCTTCTCGCGCATAATCGGTCTCCCATTTGAAGGAATCGCCCGCATGAGCGCACACGGACCGATGCCTCGGTCGTCCTGGATCTTCCCCGCTCTGGCGGTGCTGCTGTTCCTGATCGTGACCGCGACCGGCTACAGCTTTACGCTGACGGCGGGCGGAGCCCTGTTCGCGATCGTGCTCCTGGTGATCCTGTTCGGCACCGTGTTCGCGGCCGTTCATCATTCCGAGGTGATCGCGGAGCGCATCGGCGAGCCCTATGGCACGCTGCTGCTGACGCTGGCGGTGACCATCATCGAGGTCGCACTGATCACCACGATCATGCTGGGCGACAAGCCGGCCCCGGAGCTCGCCCGCGACACCGTGTTCGCGGTCGTGATGATCGTCTGCAACGGCCTGGTCGGCCTCTGCGTCTTCATCGGCGGCATGCGCTATCGCGAGCAGGGCTTTCAGGTCTCGGGCGCCAACGTCTATCTCAGCGTGCTGATTGCGATGGCAACCATCACCCTGATCATGCCCAACTACACGCTGACGACGCCGGGCCCGATCTATTCGACGCTCCAGCTCGGCTTCGTCGATCTCGCAACGATCGTGCTCTACGGCGTGTTCCTCTACACTCAGACCGTCCTGCACAAGGACT includes the following:
- a CDS encoding NAD(P)(+) transhydrogenase (Re/Si-specific) subunit beta; this translates as MSANLSAFLYLVAGVLFILSLRGLSSPASSRQGNLFGMVGMAIAVATTLANHPPADGLAWVLVIVGIAIGAAIGAVIARRVPMTSMPELVAAFHSLVGMAAVLVAAGAFYAPEAFDIGTPGNIHPQSLVEMSLGVAIGALTFTGSVIAFLKLSARMSGAPIILPFRHVINIVLAVLLVVFIVGLVMSGSALDFWLIVIIALALGVLMIIPIGGADMPVVISMLNSYSGWAAAGIGFTLGNSALIITGALVGSSGAILSYIMCHAMNRSFISVILGGFGGETAAAGAGGGEQKPAKLGSADDAAFIMKNAQKVIIVPGYGMAVAQAQHALREMGDILKKEGVEVKYAIHPVAGRMPGHMNVLLAEANVPYDEVFELEDINSEFAQADIAFVIGANDVTNPAAEEDKTSPIYGMPVLQVWKAGTVMFIKRSLASGYAGIDNPLFYRDNTMMLLGDAKKVTENIVKAM
- a CDS encoding proton-translocating transhydrogenase family protein; translation: MEHAAQVVDPFIFRLSIFVLAVFVGYFVVWSVTPALHTPLMSVTNAISSVIVVGALLAGGVANVSSGSGWARAFGFVALIFACINIFGGFLVTQRMLAMYKKKSK
- a CDS encoding calcium:proton antiporter — its product is MSAHGPMPRSSWIFPALAVLLFLIVTATGYSFTLTAGGALFAIVLLVILFGTVFAAVHHSEVIAERIGEPYGTLLLTLAVTIIEVALITTIMLGDKPAPELARDTVFAVVMIVCNGLVGLCVFIGGMRYREQGFQVSGANVYLSVLIAMATITLIMPNYTLTTPGPIYSTLQLGFVDLATIVLYGVFLYTQTVLHKDYFVNERADGEGGEALLSGRMLVLSIVLLLISLLAVVLLAKKFSLVVDAVAVQIGAPPAFAGLLVALLILMPEGVSAIAAARKNDLQKSINLALGSSLATIGLTIPAVGIATYLLDQPLVLGLNPANTALLFLTFLLSMLTFGTGRTNVLFGLVHMVVFAVYVFMVFVP
- a CDS encoding alpha/beta hydrolase — protein: MTFLKWTATILATGYLAGLVLLFAKQRAMLFPIPTAERTAPAAAGLPDAEEHVLTTSDGEKVIVWHVPPKPGRAVVLFFHGNGDSLAGLAGHFKAITADGTGLVALSYRGYSGSSGAPGEDGLLRDGAAAYAFATARYDARRLVAWGFSLGTGVAVAVASEHPVGKLILEAPYSSIADVAAAHFWFAPVRLLIRDPFHSDERIARVTAPVLIMHGAQDQTIPIAFGEKLFALAREPKQFVRIPGGGHDDLGSFGAIEIARNFINGS